A window of Psychromonas sp. CNPT3 contains these coding sequences:
- the aroK gene encoding shikimate kinase AroK has product MAEQRNIFLIGPMGAGKSTIGRHLAQMLHLNFHDSDAEIEKKTGADIAWVFDVEGEEGFRTREQGILDELTQNHGIVLATGGGAIIRAENRNHLSARGIVVYLKTSINKQLARTLKDKRRPLLQTDDPRVVLEALAKTRNALYDEVADYTIETDDQSAKVVASQIISLLDF; this is encoded by the coding sequence ATGGCAGAACAACGTAATATTTTCTTAATTGGTCCAATGGGGGCTGGTAAAAGCACAATTGGCCGTCACTTAGCACAAATGCTACATCTTAATTTTCATGATTCAGATGCTGAAATAGAGAAAAAAACCGGTGCGGATATCGCCTGGGTTTTTGATGTGGAAGGCGAAGAAGGATTTCGAACTCGTGAGCAGGGTATATTAGATGAGCTCACTCAAAACCACGGTATTGTCTTAGCGACAGGTGGAGGCGCTATCATTCGCGCTGAAAATAGAAATCACTTATCTGCGCGTGGTATTGTTGTTTATTTAAAAACGAGTATTAATAAGCAATTAGCAAGAACATTAAAAGATAAAAGACGCCCATTATTGCAAACAGATGATCCGCGTGTGGTGTTAGAGGCGTTAGCGAAAACACGTAATGCTTTGTATGACGAGGTTGCGGATTACACTATCGAAACGGATGATCAAAGTGCCAAAGTGGTCGCCAGTCAAATTATTTCATTATTGGATTTTTAA
- a CDS encoding type IV pilus secretin PilQ, producing the protein MSLVKSRKNIVHLLAVLLLFCSVPLFASTQLSNVQVNPLIDGQFELQFEFTEILGKYSDKLHYKPDQLIVDIDGANSILAINPIVIDKKSIKSVTTKRTEQGLRLLISLKKLMPYYIVKKKNLLLIRFGNIDINKIDKGASEKKDVLLESIMQNVQSLLNKNSSASKLKMIPVVVQASIPAQTFKSSEPKLSEPKPEKLKSKMSTRSTITKTPSGYINNIVAFDFKRLSKGQGEFSISLENSSVAVDIERRDKQLIVQFKSTFIGNEQLYIMDVLDFATVVENVESFTEEGNARFVFTMNDEYNYEYDQLDTLFTLNIYKKTKAKKQKSYEGKAISLNFQDIPVRTVLQLIADFNKFNLVITDSVGGNITLRLDDVPWSQALDIILKVKGLGKRIQGNILMIAPEAELALTEREQLQTNKAVLELAPLYHEYIQINYAKATNIAAILSSGDVSLLSDRGSVNVDKRTNMLLLKDTARVIKAVKNMIKVLDIPVRQVVIEARMVTVNDSVGEELGIRWGNSNVNGDLSTSGSLDGLTNGSLDERLNVNLPVVGAAGRIAFRIAKLASGKILDLELSALEKENKAEIIASPRITTADQQTAYIEQGTEIPYVESASSGATAVSFKKAVLSLQVTPQITPDNKIILDLVITQDSKGDVIPTGLGQAVSINTQEIKTQVLVGNGETIVLGGIYQQRIIDTVQKVPFLGDIPFLGALFRTTIKENRKSELLIFVTPRLVMETHY; encoded by the coding sequence ATGAGCTTAGTAAAATCAAGAAAAAATATTGTGCATTTATTGGCCGTGCTATTGTTGTTTTGTAGCGTTCCTTTATTTGCGAGCACGCAACTGAGTAATGTTCAGGTTAATCCTCTTATTGATGGCCAATTTGAATTACAATTTGAATTTACAGAAATACTTGGAAAATACAGCGATAAATTACATTATAAACCTGATCAGTTGATTGTAGATATTGACGGTGCTAATTCTATTTTAGCAATAAACCCCATTGTAATTGATAAAAAATCAATTAAGTCAGTGACGACTAAACGAACAGAGCAAGGTTTACGCTTGCTTATCTCCTTAAAAAAATTAATGCCTTATTATATTGTGAAGAAAAAAAATCTTTTGTTGATCCGCTTTGGAAATATAGATATTAATAAAATAGATAAGGGAGCCTCAGAAAAAAAGGATGTTTTATTAGAATCTATTATGCAAAATGTACAGAGTTTGCTTAATAAGAATAGTTCAGCATCGAAACTTAAAATGATACCCGTGGTAGTACAGGCATCTATACCCGCACAGACATTTAAATCAAGTGAACCTAAGTTAAGTGAACCTAAGCCCGAGAAGCTTAAAAGTAAGATGTCTACACGTAGTACTATTACTAAAACGCCGAGTGGTTACATTAACAACATTGTTGCTTTTGACTTTAAACGATTATCCAAAGGCCAAGGCGAATTCTCTATTTCTTTAGAAAATTCTAGCGTAGCAGTTGATATAGAGCGTAGAGATAAGCAACTTATTGTGCAGTTCAAAAGTACGTTTATCGGTAATGAACAACTGTATATTATGGATGTGTTAGATTTTGCAACGGTGGTTGAAAACGTTGAAAGCTTTACAGAAGAAGGTAATGCTCGCTTTGTATTCACCATGAATGACGAATATAACTATGAATATGATCAGTTAGATACACTATTTACCCTTAATATTTACAAAAAAACAAAAGCAAAAAAACAAAAGAGCTATGAAGGTAAAGCGATATCTCTTAATTTCCAAGATATTCCGGTGCGCACCGTATTACAATTAATTGCTGATTTTAATAAATTTAATCTCGTTATTACGGATTCTGTGGGCGGTAATATCACTTTGCGCTTAGATGATGTGCCTTGGTCTCAAGCGTTAGATATTATTTTAAAAGTGAAAGGCTTAGGTAAGCGCATACAAGGCAATATTTTAATGATTGCGCCCGAAGCTGAGCTTGCTTTGACGGAGCGCGAACAACTACAAACGAACAAAGCTGTTTTAGAATTGGCGCCGTTATATCATGAGTATATTCAAATAAATTACGCGAAAGCGACCAATATAGCCGCTATATTATCTTCTGGAGACGTGAGCTTATTATCGGATAGAGGCTCTGTAAATGTAGATAAACGCACTAATATGCTACTTTTGAAAGATACAGCAAGAGTGATTAAAGCCGTAAAAAACATGATAAAAGTGTTAGATATTCCCGTTCGTCAAGTTGTTATTGAAGCGCGAATGGTGACAGTGAATGATTCCGTAGGAGAAGAGTTAGGTATTCGCTGGGGTAACTCCAATGTTAATGGTGATTTATCTACAAGCGGAAGTTTAGATGGCCTTACTAATGGGTCACTCGATGAACGTTTAAATGTTAATTTACCTGTTGTTGGCGCTGCGGGGCGTATCGCTTTTCGTATCGCAAAACTCGCAAGTGGTAAAATATTAGACTTAGAGTTATCCGCTTTAGAAAAAGAAAATAAAGCTGAAATCATCGCGAGTCCTCGTATAACCACCGCAGATCAACAAACGGCATATATTGAGCAAGGTACAGAGATCCCTTATGTCGAATCAGCCTCATCGGGCGCGACAGCAGTGAGCTTTAAAAAAGCGGTACTTAGTTTACAAGTGACGCCACAGATAACACCAGACAATAAAATCATTTTAGACTTAGTGATAACTCAGGATTCTAAAGGGGATGTTATCCCAACCGGATTGGGTCAGGCAGTATCAATAAATACCCAAGAAATAAAAACACAAGTACTCGTGGGTAATGGTGAAACAATCGTTCTCGGTGGTATTTATCAACAACGGATCATAGACACTGTTCAGAAAGTGCCTTTTTTAGGTGACATTCCTTTCTTAGGTGCTCTATTTAGAACGACCATCAAAGAAAACCGAAAATCAGAATTACTGATTTTTGTAACACCAAGGCTGGTAATGGAAACGCATTATTAA
- a CDS encoding pilus assembly protein PilP, translated as MKKLLSVLVLFSLFSCSDENNEDLHEFVQNTKSLTYPIHDKIPELKNIDALIFTETLGRDPFATPYLSAAKDHGLLPSKCPQPNIQRKKGILESYPLDRLAMSGTVRINKTLFALIQASGGELYHVKKGDYLGLNQGKISDVSNKKIELVELIADNTGCWQERSTQIILPSE; from the coding sequence ATGAAAAAGTTATTATCGGTATTAGTGCTTTTTTCTCTTTTTTCTTGCAGTGATGAAAATAATGAGGATTTACATGAGTTTGTGCAAAATACAAAATCTTTGACTTATCCCATCCACGATAAGATCCCAGAATTGAAAAATATAGACGCATTAATCTTTACCGAAACCCTCGGGCGAGACCCTTTTGCTACGCCTTATTTAAGTGCCGCAAAAGATCACGGTTTACTGCCGAGCAAGTGTCCTCAGCCAAATATTCAACGCAAGAAAGGAATATTAGAAAGCTATCCTTTAGATAGGCTTGCTATGAGTGGTACTGTACGTATTAATAAAACATTATTTGCTTTGATCCAAGCCTCCGGTGGTGAGTTATATCATGTGAAAAAAGGTGATTATTTGGGGTTAAATCAAGGGAAAATCTCAGATGTTAGTAATAAAAAAATAGAGTTAGTCGAATTAATCGCAGATAATACAGGATGTTGGCAAGAAAGATCGACACAAATAATATTGCCATCTGAATAA
- a CDS encoding type 4a pilus biogenesis protein PilO, whose protein sequence is MDLNELDFENVGSWPALYRGLFIAFCCVLISGAFFYFVTTAQLDELEAEQNKEFILKKDFKLKAALASNLEAYQEQMIEIHVILDELIQKLPSKKEIASLLDDISFIGANNGLLFKSINWGALKDAELSVEVPITIEVEGNYQQLGQFAADIAALPRIVILDRLLLKKTENGTLSLNVIAKTYRYKGDKK, encoded by the coding sequence ATGGATCTAAATGAATTAGATTTTGAAAATGTAGGCAGTTGGCCCGCCTTATACCGTGGACTTTTCATTGCATTTTGTTGTGTTTTAATCAGTGGTGCTTTCTTTTATTTTGTCACTACTGCGCAATTAGATGAATTAGAAGCGGAGCAAAATAAAGAATTTATCCTTAAAAAAGATTTTAAACTTAAAGCCGCATTAGCTTCTAATTTAGAAGCCTATCAAGAACAAATGATAGAGATCCATGTCATTCTTGATGAGCTTATTCAAAAGCTACCCAGTAAGAAAGAAATAGCGAGCTTACTCGACGATATTAGCTTTATCGGAGCAAATAACGGCTTATTATTTAAAAGTATTAACTGGGGGGCATTAAAAGATGCGGAGTTATCCGTCGAGGTGCCGATAACAATAGAGGTCGAAGGTAATTATCAGCAATTAGGGCAGTTTGCTGCAGATATAGCCGCGTTACCACGTATTGTTATTTTAGATCGCTTGCTTTTAAAGAAGACAGAAAATGGGACTTTATCCTTAAACGTTATTGCAAAAACGTATCGTTATAAGGGAGATAAGAAATGA
- a CDS encoding PilN domain-containing protein, whose protein sequence is MSNINLLPWRDAAKKKKKQFFITLLCLSSLLMLSLSYVSMLYVDDLIQTQQQRNNYLKTEMTIIDIRIAKIKNIKKEKKELERRINLIQKLEHKRNGATRLFNILSKEVPEGIYLKKVSFVNNKVLVQGESESYNHVSNMLRKIEASGWLGDVNINSIVTANDTDIKWYQFSMEFKVIGNQRNVNHGSK, encoded by the coding sequence ATGTCAAATATTAACTTATTACCATGGCGAGATGCTGCAAAAAAGAAAAAGAAACAGTTCTTTATTACTTTGCTTTGTTTGAGCTCTTTGTTGATGCTGTCTTTATCTTATGTAAGCATGTTGTATGTCGATGATTTGATCCAAACGCAGCAGCAACGTAATAATTACTTAAAAACTGAAATGACGATCATTGATATACGTATCGCTAAGATAAAAAACATCAAAAAAGAGAAAAAGGAATTAGAACGGCGCATTAACTTGATCCAAAAGTTAGAGCATAAACGTAATGGGGCCACGCGTTTATTTAATATTTTAAGCAAAGAGGTTCCCGAGGGGATCTATTTAAAAAAAGTTTCATTTGTTAATAATAAAGTGCTGGTACAAGGCGAAAGTGAATCCTATAACCACGTATCAAATATGTTACGAAAAATTGAAGCCTCTGGATGGCTGGGTGATGTAAATATAAATTCAATCGTGACAGCAAATGATACGGATATAAAATGGTATCAATTTTCTATGGAATTTAAGGTGATAGGTAATCAAAGGAATGTGAATCATGGATCTAAATGA
- the pilM gene encoding type IV pilus assembly protein PilM, protein MFFSIKKIKADAVIGLDFGSCSIKAIALSKKQGTWCVDASAEVPLTPGLIVDSRLEDISKLSKLIKQLRKSFPRATKKVAIAVTGTDVITKILSVNADLTGLDLEAQIEMEAENSIPFPLDEIFLDFEILEADAKNTQLHNILLSLARRETVMSRVNCVEEAGLTAHIVDIESHALTRGCELLISTEEMEQGVAIIDIGASQMMLNVLHQGQIIFSRSRNHGGAVCTQMLVEHYGITFERAEKNKISRDWEDDCIEEVITPFVNLTAKNARFDLRMFSNTLNHIHISKVILTGGCLLMPELVTQLEAELDVCIEVAQPFKDMKFKCDKDKAKLRRNGAKYLTAIGLALRGVN, encoded by the coding sequence ATGTTTTTTTCTATTAAAAAAATTAAAGCAGACGCAGTGATCGGTCTTGATTTTGGATCCTGCTCTATTAAAGCGATTGCGCTGAGTAAAAAGCAAGGAACATGGTGTGTAGACGCAAGTGCCGAAGTACCACTCACTCCTGGTTTAATTGTTGATAGTCGCCTTGAAGATATCAGTAAACTCTCTAAGTTAATTAAACAACTGCGTAAAAGCTTTCCGCGTGCCACTAAAAAAGTAGCGATCGCTGTTACTGGAACGGATGTGATCACCAAAATTTTGAGTGTGAATGCCGATTTGACCGGTTTAGATCTCGAAGCACAAATAGAGATGGAAGCTGAAAATAGTATTCCTTTTCCCCTTGATGAAATTTTCCTCGATTTTGAAATTCTAGAAGCCGACGCCAAAAACACACAATTACATAATATATTACTCAGTCTTGCCAGGCGTGAAACGGTAATGTCTCGGGTTAATTGTGTCGAAGAGGCTGGATTGACTGCACATATCGTAGATATAGAAAGCCATGCTTTAACGCGTGGCTGTGAATTGTTGATTTCAACTGAAGAAATGGAGCAAGGCGTTGCCATTATTGATATTGGCGCATCACAAATGATGTTAAACGTATTGCATCAGGGGCAAATTATTTTTTCACGTTCAAGAAATCATGGCGGTGCTGTCTGCACGCAAATGTTAGTTGAACATTATGGTATTACTTTCGAGAGGGCTGAAAAAAATAAAATCAGCCGTGATTGGGAAGATGATTGCATCGAAGAGGTTATCACGCCCTTTGTAAACTTAACGGCAAAAAATGCGCGTTTTGATTTACGTATGTTCAGTAATACATTAAATCATATTCACATAAGCAAAGTTATTTTAACGGGTGGCTGTTTATTAATGCCGGAGCTTGTCACCCAATTAGAGGCAGAATTGGACGTGTGCATAGAGGTCGCTCAACCCTTTAAAGACATGAAATTTAAGTGTGATAAAGATAAAGCCAAATTACGGCGCAATGGGGCAAAATATTTAACGGCAATTGGGCTGGCATTAAGGGGAGTAAATTAA
- a CDS encoding penicillin-binding protein 1A: protein MMKWIKRLFFTFILLTALGAATIAGVYYNVKSDLPDVASIQNIKLQVPMKVFSIDGELISQFGEKRRIPLTIDQVPKQFINAFISIEDNRYYQHFGIDPIGIVRAALVYASTGKAKQGASTITQQVARNFFLTREKTFIRKIKEIFIAIELEKILSKDEILMLYLNKISLGHRAFGIGAAAQVYYGKTVQELTLGEMAVIAGLPKAPSRLNPIYSPSNAQKRRNLVLMRMFEENYITQQEYTDAVNSPILSKYHGAEITLSAHYVAEMARHKLIELYGIDRSYNDGFNVYTTINKKYQKAANQALITNLHAYDQRHGYRGAKKSLWEAPEPAWDIEKIRDYLKKQPYFADLYPAIVLNVNAQSIEVQSKKMPEKLQTINWDGLKWARRYINDKRQGRAPKVASDIVQAGDQIWVQYSDNGLLLSQYPDVSGAFVALDPKDGAITAMVGGFSFVQSKFNRATQAQRQVGSTIKPFIYSAAIDNGYTLATLVNDAPINHWTGGTAWRPKNSPPVYDGPIRLRLGLGKSKNVVSVRLIQDLGVDKVIDQLVKFGFNKEKLPHNLTLALGSASITPLNLATGYAMIANGGYKVEPYIIERIEDALGTVIYQAQPKIVCPDCNKLYNQASQNTLIAPENDSQTCAISPVAQDQIAPQSISSENAFLVRELLRTAIWGGGSWRNNTGWNGTGWRAMTALKRPDIGGKTGTTNDSKDAWFAGYLGKIVATSWVGFDNFNRNLGKVSWNSNLDKNQISGSEFGARTALPAWNSFMLDVGLDQPEYMAPMPEDIGTVRIDRESGLLSKETDYHSRFEFFTNGTEPTEYADPSTSSNSENAEESEIF from the coding sequence ATGATGAAATGGATCAAACGCCTATTTTTTACATTTATTTTATTAACGGCACTCGGCGCAGCAACTATCGCGGGTGTTTATTACAATGTAAAAAGCGACTTACCTGATGTTGCCAGTATTCAAAACATTAAACTACAAGTCCCTATGAAAGTGTTTAGTATTGATGGAGAGCTGATCTCGCAATTTGGAGAAAAACGGCGCATCCCTTTGACGATTGATCAGGTTCCCAAGCAATTTATCAATGCATTTATCTCCATAGAAGATAACCGATATTATCAACATTTTGGCATTGACCCTATTGGAATAGTACGCGCGGCCCTCGTTTACGCGAGCACAGGAAAAGCCAAACAAGGCGCAAGTACCATTACCCAGCAGGTTGCACGAAACTTCTTTTTAACCCGCGAAAAAACGTTTATTCGTAAAATAAAAGAAATTTTTATCGCTATTGAGCTCGAAAAAATACTCAGTAAAGATGAGATTTTAATGCTGTACTTAAATAAAATATCACTGGGTCACCGCGCTTTTGGTATTGGAGCTGCAGCCCAAGTTTATTATGGAAAAACAGTACAAGAGTTAACTTTAGGTGAAATGGCAGTGATTGCAGGCTTACCTAAAGCGCCTTCACGCTTGAATCCTATTTATTCTCCAAGTAATGCACAAAAACGTCGCAACCTTGTATTAATGCGCATGTTTGAAGAAAACTATATAACTCAACAAGAATACACTGACGCGGTTAACTCCCCAATTTTAAGTAAATACCATGGTGCAGAGATCACATTATCCGCACATTACGTCGCAGAAATGGCGCGTCATAAATTAATTGAATTATATGGTATTGATCGAAGCTATAATGATGGCTTTAACGTTTACACCACGATCAATAAAAAATATCAAAAAGCGGCAAATCAAGCCCTTATTACCAACTTACACGCGTATGATCAACGCCATGGTTATCGTGGCGCGAAAAAATCATTATGGGAAGCACCTGAGCCTGCGTGGGATATTGAAAAAATCCGTGATTATTTAAAAAAACAGCCCTACTTTGCAGATCTTTACCCGGCGATTGTACTTAACGTCAATGCACAATCGATCGAAGTTCAAAGTAAAAAAATGCCAGAGAAATTACAAACTATTAATTGGGATGGTTTAAAATGGGCACGCCGTTATATTAATGATAAACGCCAAGGCAGAGCACCTAAAGTTGCCAGTGATATTGTTCAAGCCGGCGATCAAATCTGGGTGCAATATAGCGATAACGGACTATTATTATCCCAATATCCCGACGTCAGTGGTGCCTTTGTTGCATTAGATCCAAAAGATGGGGCTATCACCGCGATGGTAGGTGGCTTTAGCTTTGTACAAAGTAAATTTAACCGCGCAACACAAGCACAACGCCAAGTAGGCTCTACTATAAAACCCTTTATTTACTCTGCAGCTATCGATAATGGCTATACCCTAGCAACGCTTGTTAACGACGCCCCAATCAATCATTGGACAGGTGGCACTGCATGGCGCCCTAAGAACTCACCACCTGTGTATGATGGTCCTATTCGCTTACGTTTAGGTCTTGGTAAATCTAAGAATGTCGTCTCTGTACGTTTAATACAGGATTTAGGCGTCGATAAAGTGATTGATCAGCTGGTGAAATTTGGTTTTAACAAAGAGAAACTTCCGCATAATTTAACTTTGGCGCTGGGATCGGCTTCGATCACACCTTTAAACCTTGCGACTGGCTATGCAATGATAGCCAATGGCGGTTATAAAGTTGAACCTTATATTATTGAACGCATCGAAGATGCCTTGGGTACGGTCATTTATCAAGCTCAACCTAAAATAGTCTGTCCTGATTGTAATAAATTATATAACCAAGCGTCACAAAACACGCTGATAGCACCTGAAAATGATAGCCAAACATGCGCTATCTCACCCGTTGCACAAGATCAAATTGCGCCACAAAGTATTAGCTCTGAAAATGCATTTTTAGTTCGTGAATTACTACGAACTGCAATTTGGGGAGGCGGAAGCTGGCGTAATAATACCGGTTGGAATGGCACAGGTTGGCGCGCTATGACCGCCTTAAAACGCCCCGATATTGGTGGTAAAACGGGTACCACTAATGACTCTAAAGATGCTTGGTTTGCGGGTTATCTCGGTAAAATAGTCGCTACTTCTTGGGTCGGTTTTGATAATTTCAATCGAAATTTAGGCAAAGTAAGCTGGAACAGTAATCTGGATAAAAATCAAATCTCAGGCAGTGAATTTGGTGCGCGCACTGCACTCCCTGCATGGAACAGTTTTATGCTAGACGTCGGTTTAGATCAGCCGGAATATATGGCGCCTATGCCAGAAGATATCGGCACAGTACGCATTGATCGTGAAAGCGGGCTTCTCAGTAAAGAAACCGATTATCACAGCCGTTTTGAATTCTTTACCAACGGCACAGAGCCCACTGAATATGCAGATCCAAGCACCTCTTCAAACAGTGAAAATGCAGAAGAAAGTGAGATTTTTTAA
- the yrfG gene encoding GMP/IMP nucleotidase produces the protein MNINKDVDFILLDMDGTLLDLHYDSHFWLEFIPQQYAIKEGLSLTQAITYVYAQYAKVSGQLNWYCHDHWFKTLGLDIKKLQHMTKSKVKPRVDVLLFLEHLKTLDKRVFMITNAHRNSVEMKMQMTGLSPYFERIISSHDMQIAKENREFWTRLEKDFKVNFVRSLFIDDSEKILKVAENSGVRWLRGINTPDSTIPAQAMQGFKTINLFSELL, from the coding sequence ATGAATATTAACAAAGATGTTGATTTTATATTATTAGATATGGATGGCACACTATTAGATCTTCACTATGATAGCCATTTTTGGTTAGAATTTATCCCGCAACAATATGCAATAAAAGAAGGGCTATCGTTAACCCAAGCGATAACCTATGTTTACGCGCAATATGCCAAGGTCAGTGGTCAATTAAATTGGTATTGCCACGATCATTGGTTTAAAACACTGGGTTTGGATATTAAAAAATTACAACATATGACCAAGTCTAAAGTGAAACCTCGAGTGGATGTTCTTTTGTTTTTAGAGCATTTGAAAACATTAGATAAACGTGTATTTATGATCACTAACGCACACCGTAATAGCGTTGAGATGAAGATGCAAATGACAGGTCTAAGCCCCTATTTTGAAAGGATCATTTCCAGCCATGATATGCAAATAGCCAAAGAAAATAGGGAGTTTTGGACGCGACTTGAGAAAGATTTTAAGGTGAATTTTGTGCGCAGTTTATTTATAGATGATAGTGAAAAGATTTTAAAAGTGGCAGAAAATTCAGGCGTGCGCTGGTTGCGTGGGATAAATACACCCGATAGCACTATCCCTGCACAAGCGATGCAGGGATTTAAAACGATTAACTTATTTTCTGAGCTTCTTTAA